In Fibrobacter sp., the sequence TAGTGAGGATGTTGCGCACACCAGCGAGTTCGAGAACTGCACGTGCAGCAGCACCAGCGATAACACCGGTACCCGGAGCAGCCGGCATCAAAAGGATGCGAGTTGCACCGCTCTTGACTTCGATGTCGTGCGGGATGGTGCCGTCCAGGAGCTGGACTTCAACGATGTTGCGCTGAGCGGCTTCGGTACCCTTACGGATAGCTTCGGAAACTTCCTTAGCCTTACCGAGACCAACACCAATCTTGCCGTTCTTGTTGCCAACGACAACGAGAGCGGAGAAAGACATACGACGACCGCCCTTAAC encodes:
- the rpsE gene encoding 30S ribosomal protein S5, with protein sequence MEREAQVSEFEDKVVHINRCAKTVKGGRRMSFSALVVVGNKNGKIGVGLGKAKEVSEAIRKGTEAAQRNIVEVQLLDGTIPHDIEVKSGATRILLMPAAPGTGVIAGAAARAVLELAGVRNILTKIHGSSNPSTVVRACVEGLLAQKNKQDCAALRGANA